In Variovorax paradoxus, a single genomic region encodes these proteins:
- a CDS encoding NAD(P)/FAD-dependent oxidoreductase, which yields MVVIGAGAAGLFCAGVAGQRGLKVLLVDHSEKVGEKIRISGGGRANFTNRDLDVRAPQRHFIGDNPNFCRSALSRYAPQQFIELVQKHGIAFHEKHKGQLFCDGSSQQIVDMLLAECAAGGVERWQPCKIGNIASTGSGSYQIESNRGPIETPKIVVATGGLSIPQIGATDFGYRIAEQFGLRVVTPRPALVPLTFGGEAWEPYAGLAGLALPVRIETGAKKEKMAFLEDLLFTHRGLSGPAVLQISSYWKPGAPLTLDFAPGVDVAESLGEAKLRSKKRIANELATLVPSRLADAWVGQDPALQRPVNEAADKALAALSERIARWQITPSGTEGYKKAEVTAGGVDTRDLSSQTMESKQPGLFFIGEVVDVTGWLGGYNFQWAWASAHACATAL from the coding sequence GTGGTCGTGATCGGTGCCGGTGCCGCGGGGCTGTTCTGCGCCGGCGTGGCGGGCCAGCGCGGACTCAAGGTGCTGTTGGTGGACCACAGCGAGAAGGTGGGCGAGAAGATCCGCATCTCGGGCGGCGGGCGCGCCAACTTCACGAATCGAGACCTCGACGTGCGGGCGCCGCAGCGCCACTTCATCGGCGACAACCCGAATTTCTGCCGCTCGGCGCTGTCGCGCTATGCGCCGCAGCAGTTCATCGAGCTGGTGCAGAAGCACGGCATCGCCTTCCACGAGAAGCACAAGGGGCAGCTGTTCTGCGACGGATCGTCGCAGCAGATCGTCGACATGCTGCTGGCCGAATGTGCCGCCGGCGGCGTCGAGCGGTGGCAGCCGTGCAAGATCGGAAACATAGCTTCGACGGGCTCCGGCAGCTATCAAATCGAGAGCAACCGAGGCCCGATCGAGACACCGAAGATCGTGGTCGCCACCGGCGGTCTGTCGATCCCGCAGATCGGCGCCACCGACTTCGGCTATCGCATCGCCGAGCAGTTCGGGCTGCGCGTGGTCACGCCGCGTCCAGCGCTGGTACCGCTGACCTTCGGCGGCGAAGCCTGGGAGCCGTATGCCGGACTGGCCGGGCTGGCGCTGCCGGTGCGCATCGAAACCGGGGCCAAGAAGGAAAAAATGGCCTTCCTCGAAGATCTGCTGTTCACCCATCGCGGGCTTTCCGGCCCGGCGGTGCTGCAGATTTCGAGCTACTGGAAGCCCGGCGCCCCGCTGACGCTGGACTTCGCCCCGGGCGTTGACGTGGCCGAGTCGCTGGGCGAAGCCAAGCTGCGCTCGAAGAAGCGCATCGCCAACGAACTCGCCACGCTGGTGCCCTCACGGCTGGCCGACGCTTGGGTCGGGCAGGATCCGGCCCTGCAGCGGCCGGTGAACGAAGCCGCCGACAAGGCGCTGGCCGCCCTGTCGGAGCGCATCGCGCGCTGGCAGATCACCCCCAGCGGCACGGAAGGCTACAAGAAAGCCGAAGTGACGGCCGGCGGCGTCGATACCCGCGATTTGTCCTCCCAGACGATGGAATCGAAGCAGCCCGGGCTGTTTTTCATCGGCGAAGTAGTCGATGTCACAGGCTGGCTGGGCGGATATAACTTCCAATGGGCATGGGCGAGCGCCCATGCTTGCGCAACCGCGCTATAA
- a CDS encoding transporter substrate-binding domain-containing protein, which translates to MTIKRNFIRALVAAVAACTLGPAFAQDQESSLARVQRTHVLRVGAIAGAIPYFAKDPGTGKWEGFGPDFGESLAKSLGAKVEYVETTWGNAVLDLQSNKIDAMFGLAPSPQRAAMVNFADTLFENTYTVVCKKGVPQKSWEQLNTPETKIVVDIGSSHDQLAQRVLPKADVTRLENSGAATMSLQAGRADCQVLVILLAEPLLAKRPGLGTMYIPQPVYTAPVSIGLRKDSDPGLQKAVNAWLAQERSKGEVRSVILKNMEKLAGVPASAFPPEIKF; encoded by the coding sequence GTGACCATCAAACGAAATTTCATCCGGGCCCTCGTGGCTGCCGTTGCCGCCTGCACCCTCGGGCCGGCGTTTGCCCAGGACCAGGAAAGCTCGCTCGCGCGAGTGCAGCGCACCCATGTGCTGCGCGTGGGGGCCATCGCCGGCGCCATTCCGTATTTCGCCAAGGACCCCGGCACCGGCAAGTGGGAGGGCTTCGGCCCTGACTTCGGCGAGAGCCTGGCCAAGAGCCTGGGCGCCAAGGTCGAATACGTCGAGACCACCTGGGGCAACGCGGTGCTCGACCTGCAGTCCAACAAGATCGACGCCATGTTCGGCCTGGCCCCGTCGCCGCAGCGCGCCGCCATGGTCAACTTTGCCGACACGCTGTTCGAGAACACCTACACGGTGGTCTGCAAGAAGGGCGTACCGCAAAAGAGCTGGGAACAGCTGAACACGCCCGAGACCAAGATCGTGGTGGACATCGGCTCCAGCCACGACCAGCTCGCCCAGCGCGTGCTGCCCAAGGCCGACGTCACCCGGCTGGAGAACTCCGGTGCCGCCACCATGTCGCTGCAAGCCGGCCGCGCCGATTGCCAGGTGCTGGTGATCCTGCTGGCCGAGCCCCTGCTGGCCAAGCGGCCCGGCCTGGGCACGATGTACATCCCGCAGCCGGTCTACACCGCGCCGGTGAGCATCGGCCTGCGCAAGGACTCCGACCCCGGACTGCAGAAGGCGGTGAACGCCTGGCTGGCGCAGGAGCGCAGCAAGGGCGAGGTCCGCAGTGTCATCCTGAAGAACATGGAAAAGCTCGCGGGCGTGCCGGCCAGCGCCTTCCCGCCCGAAATCAAGTTCTGA
- a CDS encoding amino acid ABC transporter ATP-binding protein translates to MPAPLIEIRNLKKAFGQNVVLKDISLQVGRGQVVAIIGPSGSGKSTLLRCINLLSVPNAGRVTVGEQTIEFNGVHTTLPNERALARFRASTGMVFQHFNLFPHMTVLRNVMEGPVTVLKTPKPQAEAEARALLAKVGLLERADYFPDKLSGGQKQRVAIARALAMKPAVMLFDEATSALDPELVGEVLGVIKGLARDGMTMILVTHEIGFAREVADQVIFMRDGVVAESGPPEAVIDNPTQAATQAFLGRFKGAAA, encoded by the coding sequence ATGCCCGCACCCCTGATCGAGATCCGCAATCTCAAGAAGGCCTTCGGGCAGAACGTGGTCCTCAAGGACATCTCGCTGCAGGTCGGGCGCGGCCAGGTGGTCGCGATCATCGGGCCGTCGGGCTCGGGCAAGTCGACGCTGCTGCGCTGCATCAACCTGCTGTCGGTGCCCAATGCCGGGCGCGTCACGGTGGGCGAGCAGACCATCGAGTTCAACGGCGTGCACACCACCTTGCCCAACGAGCGAGCGCTGGCGCGCTTCAGGGCGTCGACGGGCATGGTGTTCCAGCACTTCAATCTCTTTCCGCACATGACGGTGCTGCGCAATGTGATGGAAGGCCCCGTCACCGTGCTGAAGACGCCCAAGCCCCAGGCCGAGGCCGAGGCGCGCGCGCTGCTCGCCAAGGTGGGCCTGCTGGAGCGCGCGGACTACTTTCCCGACAAGCTCTCGGGCGGCCAGAAGCAGCGCGTGGCCATTGCGCGCGCGTTGGCCATGAAGCCCGCTGTCATGCTGTTCGACGAAGCCACGTCCGCGCTCGACCCGGAACTGGTCGGCGAGGTGCTCGGCGTCATCAAGGGCCTGGCCAGGGACGGCATGACCATGATCCTGGTGACGCACGAGATCGGCTTCGCGCGCGAGGTGGCCGACCAGGTGATCTTCATGCGCGACGGCGTGGTCGCCGAAAGCGGGCCGCCGGAAGCGGTGATCGACAACCCGACGCAGGCGGCGACGCAGGCTTTCCTGGGCCGCTTCAAGGGCGCGGCGGCATAG
- a CDS encoding sulfite exporter TauE/SafE family protein, protein MTMPTNDAMTFWAAATAVYLLAGVIKGVVGLGLPTVSMGLLALWMSPVQAAALLIVPSLVTNIWQTGPRATFMPVLRRIGGMQVGVVIGTLGGALWLGVPAGAWASFALGVALVVYAVWGLTGRQLHVSDAQARWMGPLVGIVTGLVTAVTGVFAVPAVPYLQALGFQRDSLIQAMGISFTTSTVVLAIGLAGNGGYPVSALGGSFAMLVPAIGGMVLGTWLRQRLSVAVFKRCFLIGLALLGLYMAARAGL, encoded by the coding sequence ATGACCATGCCAACGAACGACGCGATGACTTTCTGGGCCGCCGCCACGGCGGTGTACCTGCTGGCCGGGGTGATCAAGGGCGTGGTCGGCCTGGGGCTGCCGACGGTGTCGATGGGGCTGCTCGCACTATGGATGTCGCCGGTGCAGGCGGCCGCGCTGCTGATCGTGCCCTCGCTCGTCACCAACATCTGGCAGACCGGGCCGCGCGCGACCTTCATGCCGGTGTTGCGGCGCATCGGCGGCATGCAGGTAGGGGTGGTGATCGGCACGCTGGGCGGGGCGCTGTGGCTGGGCGTGCCGGCCGGGGCCTGGGCTTCGTTCGCGCTCGGGGTGGCGCTGGTGGTCTACGCGGTCTGGGGGCTGACCGGGCGGCAACTGCATGTGAGCGACGCGCAGGCGCGCTGGATGGGGCCGCTGGTGGGCATCGTCACGGGGCTGGTGACGGCGGTGACGGGGGTGTTCGCGGTGCCGGCGGTGCCGTATCTGCAGGCACTGGGGTTCCAGCGCGATTCGCTGATCCAGGCGATGGGGATCTCGTTCACCACCTCGACGGTGGTGCTGGCCATCGGGCTGGCCGGGAACGGGGGCTATCCGGTGTCGGCGCTGGGCGGGTCGTTCGCGATGCTGGTGCCGGCCATCGGCGGCATGGTGCTGGGGACCTGGCTGCGTCAGCGGCTGTCGGTGGCGGTGTTCAAGCGCTGCTTCCTGATCGGGCTGGCGCTGCTGGGGCTCTACATGGCCGCGCGCGCCGGCTTGTGA
- a CDS encoding ABC transporter permease, with translation MSQHIREKRAPGFWPLATVFGLFVLFLYGPMITIFVLSFQGPEGGLTFPLRGVSLHWFHKLAEGLGTVDIGAAFRRSLALGAVVMAFTVVLSVLAGLSFRKKLAGSNALFFVTVASLIMPSIIISLGIGLQFRLIDTGIKSMLTAMDATTLLEGYGTALGLFSSALGAHLTWTLPFGLLIMFAVFNRFNPAYEEAARDLGATPWQTFRFVVLPLIGPSIVGIGMFGFTLSWDEIARTSQAIGDVNTLPLELQGLTSTVTTPSIYALGTVTTVVSLLVMAVALGAAALLRRRSTLKR, from the coding sequence GTGCTGTTCCTCTACGGCCCGATGATCACGATCTTCGTGCTGAGCTTCCAGGGCCCCGAAGGCGGCCTCACGTTTCCGCTGCGCGGTGTCTCGCTGCACTGGTTCCACAAACTGGCCGAAGGCCTCGGCACCGTGGACATCGGCGCCGCCTTCCGCCGCTCGCTCGCGCTCGGCGCCGTCGTCATGGCCTTCACCGTCGTGCTGTCGGTGCTTGCAGGGCTCTCATTCCGCAAGAAACTCGCGGGCAGCAACGCCCTCTTCTTCGTCACCGTAGCCAGCCTCATCATGCCGTCGATCATCATCTCGCTGGGCATCGGACTGCAGTTCCGGCTGATCGACACCGGCATCAAGAGCATGCTGACGGCCATGGACGCGACCACGCTGCTCGAGGGCTACGGCACCGCGCTCGGCCTGTTCAGCTCCGCCCTCGGCGCGCACCTGACCTGGACGCTGCCATTCGGCCTGCTCATCATGTTCGCGGTGTTCAACCGCTTCAACCCGGCATACGAAGAAGCCGCGCGCGACCTCGGCGCCACCCCCTGGCAGACTTTCCGCTTCGTCGTGCTTCCACTCATCGGCCCCTCGATCGTGGGCATCGGCATGTTCGGCTTCACGCTTTCGTGGGACGAGATCGCCCGCACCTCGCAGGCCATCGGAGACGTCAACACGCTGCCGCTCGAACTGCAGGGGCTGACCTCGACCGTGACCACGCCGTCTATCTACGCGCTGGGCACGGTAACCACCGTGGTGTCGCTGCTGGTCATGGCCGTGGCGCTGGGTGCGGCGGCGCTGCTGCGCCGGCGCTCCACCCTGAAGCGCTAG
- a CDS encoding aspartate/glutamate racemase family protein has translation MRGTAPFLGVLMLDTRFPRPPGDVGNPATFERHGIAVRLLVIEGASPERIVKEADPSLLQPFVDGALRLAGEGAAMLTTSCGFLAAYQQVLAGAVPVPVVTSSLLQCREFAHPGILTFDAGSMSQAILDAAGVPRGTPVQGVQPGCEFHRRILNNEARLDLAEAGRNVVDAARRLVALHPEVEDIVMECTNMPPYRDAVARATGRRVHDIETLLAARWAALG, from the coding sequence ATGCGCGGCACGGCACCGTTCCTCGGCGTGCTGATGCTCGACACGCGCTTTCCGCGGCCGCCGGGCGACGTGGGCAACCCGGCGACCTTCGAGCGGCACGGCATTGCAGTGCGCCTGCTCGTGATCGAGGGCGCCTCGCCCGAGCGCATCGTGAAAGAGGCCGATCCTTCTCTGCTGCAACCCTTCGTCGACGGCGCGCTGCGGCTGGCCGGCGAGGGGGCGGCCATGCTCACGACCAGCTGCGGCTTTCTCGCGGCATACCAGCAGGTGCTGGCCGGTGCGGTGCCGGTGCCCGTCGTCACGTCGAGCCTGCTGCAATGCCGTGAGTTCGCGCACCCCGGCATCCTGACCTTCGACGCGGGCTCGATGAGCCAGGCCATCCTCGATGCGGCTGGCGTGCCGCGGGGTACACCGGTGCAGGGCGTGCAGCCGGGCTGCGAGTTCCATCGGCGCATATTGAACAACGAGGCCCGGCTCGACCTGGCGGAAGCCGGGCGCAACGTGGTCGATGCCGCGCGCAGGCTGGTTGCGCTTCATCCGGAGGTGGAAGACATCGTGATGGAGTGCACCAACATGCCGCCGTACCGCGATGCCGTCGCGCGTGCCACGGGACGCAGGGTGCATGACATCGAGACGCTGCTGGCCGCCCGGTGGGCAGCCCTCGGCTAG
- a CDS encoding NUDIX domain-containing protein, with product MMTAGSPTAPILKACACLVDARDRLLVFRHPEDGNMQLPKGTIEPGESPEAAVRRELLEESGIDYRGPLQSLGTLDRECEAGVEGNTHRHPQLWHIFLMRAESPLPETFGHTATGSPEEEGLVFAFHWLEAGDALDDFALPYRQTIERVRAALLLASA from the coding sequence ATGATGACCGCCGGCAGCCCCACCGCCCCGATCCTCAAGGCCTGCGCCTGCCTGGTCGACGCGCGGGACCGGCTGCTGGTGTTCCGCCATCCCGAGGATGGCAACATGCAGCTCCCCAAGGGCACCATCGAGCCCGGCGAGTCGCCCGAAGCCGCGGTACGGCGCGAGCTGCTCGAAGAATCCGGCATCGACTACCGCGGCCCGCTGCAGTCGCTGGGCACGCTGGACCGCGAATGCGAGGCCGGTGTCGAAGGCAACACGCATCGCCACCCCCAGTTGTGGCACATCTTCCTCATGCGCGCCGAAAGCCCGCTGCCAGAGACCTTCGGCCATACGGCCACCGGCAGCCCCGAGGAAGAAGGCCTGGTGTTCGCCTTCCACTGGCTCGAAGCTGGCGACGCGCTCGACGACTTCGCCCTGCCCTACCGCCAGACCATCGAGCGCGTCCGCGCCGCCCTGCTGCTCGCCTCGGCCTGA
- the rpsU gene encoding 30S ribosomal protein S21 has translation MTTIRVKENEPFDVALRRFKRTIEKLGLLTDLRAREFYEKPTAERKRKKAAAVKRHYKRVRSMQLPKKLY, from the coding sequence ATGACCACCATCCGCGTTAAAGAAAACGAGCCCTTCGACGTCGCACTGCGCCGTTTCAAGCGCACCATCGAAAAGCTCGGCCTGCTGACCGACCTGCGCGCCCGCGAGTTCTACGAAAAGCCGACCGCCGAGCGCAAGCGCAAGAAGGCCGCCGCGGTCAAGCGCCACTACAAGCGCGTGCGCAGCATGCAGCTGCCCAAGAAGCTGTACTAA
- a CDS encoding amino acid ABC transporter permease — MDLEDPSSEPRRRSRLGSAVLVVCVLAGIWVAVRHFSGGASGTAYDWDFGVLWSYRRLLLIGLAYTLVFTVVCVVLGLAIGLITGLGRLSRNPWISAPIRAYIEVFRCTPVLVQLVWFYYALPVLTGLEISAVAAATLCLSLYGGAFYSEIVRGGIISIDNGQVEAARALGMTRMQLMRRIVLPQAFKRMVPPLMSQSIMQLKNTSLLSVLAVPDLLYQGQVIAHETYRPLELYTFIAVAYFAVLLPVTIWAKRMELGAGPKEEA, encoded by the coding sequence ATGGACCTCGAGGATCCGTCGAGCGAGCCCAGGCGCCGCTCCCGGCTCGGCTCGGCCGTGCTGGTGGTGTGCGTGCTCGCCGGCATCTGGGTGGCGGTGCGCCACTTCTCGGGCGGCGCGTCCGGCACGGCCTACGACTGGGACTTCGGCGTGCTCTGGAGCTACCGGCGCCTGCTTCTCATCGGCCTGGCCTACACGCTGGTGTTCACCGTGGTGTGCGTCGTGCTGGGGCTTGCCATCGGACTGATCACCGGGCTGGGGCGGCTGTCGCGCAACCCCTGGATATCGGCGCCCATTCGTGCCTACATCGAGGTGTTCCGTTGCACGCCGGTGCTGGTGCAGCTCGTGTGGTTCTACTACGCGCTGCCGGTGCTCACCGGGCTCGAAATCTCGGCGGTGGCGGCGGCCACGCTGTGCCTGTCGCTCTACGGCGGCGCCTTCTACTCCGAGATCGTGCGCGGCGGCATCATCTCCATCGACAACGGCCAGGTCGAGGCCGCCCGCGCGCTGGGCATGACGCGCATGCAGCTCATGCGGCGCATCGTGCTGCCGCAGGCGTTCAAGCGCATGGTGCCGCCGCTCATGAGCCAGTCGATCATGCAGCTGAAGAACACTTCGCTGCTGTCGGTGCTGGCCGTGCCGGACCTGCTCTACCAGGGCCAGGTGATCGCGCACGAGACCTATCGCCCGCTGGAGCTCTACACCTTCATCGCGGTGGCCTACTTCGCGGTGCTGCTGCCCGTCACCATCTGGGCCAAGCGCATGGAACTCGGCGCCGGGCCGAAGGAAGAAGCCTGA
- a CDS encoding GatB/YqeY domain-containing protein, whose translation MTLKEQITEDMKTAMRAKDSERLATIRLLLAAMKQKEVDERVELDDAMVVAIVDKMVKQRKDSIAAFTTGGRADLADKEAAEIKVLEVYLPQRMSADETVAAVKAIVAELGASGPGDMGKVMGVVKTRLAGKADMGQVSAAVKAALTGA comes from the coding sequence ATGACACTCAAAGAACAGATCACCGAAGACATGAAGACGGCGATGCGCGCCAAGGACTCCGAGCGCCTGGCCACCATCCGCCTGCTGCTGGCCGCCATGAAGCAGAAGGAAGTCGACGAGCGCGTGGAGCTCGACGATGCCATGGTCGTCGCCATCGTCGACAAGATGGTCAAGCAGCGCAAGGACTCGATCGCCGCCTTCACCACCGGCGGCCGCGCCGACCTCGCCGACAAGGAAGCCGCCGAGATCAAGGTGCTGGAGGTCTATCTGCCCCAGCGCATGAGCGCCGATGAAACGGTGGCAGCCGTGAAGGCCATCGTGGCCGAGCTGGGCGCCAGCGGCCCTGGCGACATGGGCAAGGTGATGGGCGTGGTCAAGACCCGCCTGGCAGGCAAGGCCGACATGGGCCAGGTCAGCGCAGCGGTCAAGGCCGCTCTGACGGGCGCCTGA
- a CDS encoding YaeF family permuted papain-like enzyme: MRAAFKTRAALVAASAVLLLLTACATRLDLPSKDAGLRLRMQSSVIAPGNGGELIAADTLEAGDILLTSIATVNSFGIRLGTFSPVSHAVLYLGDGQIAEAVGTGVRARPLAEVVDEEQMVVAFRVPGVDAAGAARLREWAMSQVGTRYNTVGVLLNAPFVLNRRLCELPLMPEAVSSYCMSGMAMVQLGASRNDQFFCSQFVLEAYRQAGLPITHADPRWVSPADLLHMREGDVPSIAATQPLRYVGHLKYNPPPLLAADGP; this comes from the coding sequence ATGCGCGCTGCCTTCAAGACCCGCGCGGCACTCGTGGCCGCGAGCGCCGTGCTGTTGTTACTGACGGCCTGTGCCACCCGGCTCGACCTGCCGTCCAAGGACGCGGGGCTGCGCCTGCGCATGCAGAGCTCGGTCATCGCGCCGGGCAACGGCGGCGAGCTGATCGCGGCAGACACGCTCGAGGCCGGCGACATCCTGCTGACCTCCATCGCCACGGTGAACTCCTTCGGCATCCGCCTGGGCACCTTCTCCCCGGTGAGCCACGCGGTGCTGTACCTCGGTGACGGCCAGATCGCCGAAGCCGTGGGCACGGGCGTGCGCGCCCGGCCGCTGGCCGAAGTGGTCGACGAGGAACAGATGGTCGTGGCCTTTCGCGTGCCCGGCGTGGACGCCGCCGGCGCCGCGCGGCTGCGCGAATGGGCGATGTCGCAGGTCGGCACGCGCTACAACACCGTGGGCGTGCTGCTGAACGCGCCCTTCGTGCTGAACCGCCGCCTGTGCGAACTGCCGCTGATGCCCGAGGCCGTGAGCAGCTACTGCATGAGCGGCATGGCGATGGTGCAACTGGGCGCGAGCCGCAACGACCAGTTCTTCTGCTCGCAGTTCGTGCTGGAGGCCTACAGGCAGGCCGGCCTGCCGATCACCCATGCCGACCCGCGCTGGGTCAGCCCGGCCGACCTGCTGCACATGCGCGAGGGCGACGTGCCCTCCATTGCCGCCACGCAGCCGCTGCGCTACGTGGGCCACCTGAAATACAACCCGCCGCCGCTGCTCGCGGCCGACGGCCCTTGA
- a CDS encoding sterol desaturase family protein: MLDIDKLNDFTQNHGELRRGQGLVTGTIALSLAILCFLGVLAFHFPQYLTTPELRKSYNVDVMRYILLTALVIAGGLSLVNIIFNRSRWLSSAAFLLVAASALLGGHKVPVHDFADHTPYIGLDWFILDLLGSSLIFIFIEKLFALRKDQPVFREEWQTDFHHFVVNHMIVGFVLLATNLMVHKLFGWAANDGIRGWVGNLPFWAGLLLIILVADLVQYWTHRAYHEVPVLWRLHAVHHSVKSMDWMAGSRQHILELLITRTLVLAPIYVLGFSKEVIDAYIVVVGFQAVFNHCNVSVRLGPLRYLIVTPNFHHWHHSQDIEALDKNYAAHYAFLDYIFGTAVKSTKLWPEKYGVLGDYVPNGFFKQLKFPFVWKG, translated from the coding sequence ATGCTCGACATCGACAAACTCAACGATTTCACCCAGAACCACGGCGAGCTGCGCCGCGGCCAGGGCTTGGTCACCGGCACGATCGCATTGAGCCTGGCCATCCTCTGCTTCCTGGGCGTGCTCGCCTTCCACTTTCCGCAGTACCTCACCACGCCGGAGCTGCGCAAGAGCTACAACGTGGACGTGATGCGCTACATCCTGCTCACGGCGCTGGTCATCGCGGGCGGGCTGTCGCTGGTGAACATCATCTTCAACCGCTCGCGCTGGCTGTCGTCGGCCGCGTTCCTGCTGGTGGCGGCCTCTGCGCTGCTGGGCGGGCACAAGGTGCCGGTGCATGACTTCGCCGACCACACGCCGTACATCGGGCTCGACTGGTTCATCCTCGACCTGCTGGGTTCCTCGCTGATCTTCATCTTCATCGAGAAGCTGTTCGCCCTGCGAAAAGACCAGCCGGTGTTCCGCGAAGAGTGGCAGACCGACTTCCACCACTTCGTGGTGAACCACATGATCGTGGGCTTCGTGCTGCTGGCCACCAACCTGATGGTGCACAAGCTCTTCGGCTGGGCCGCCAACGACGGCATCCGCGGCTGGGTCGGCAACCTGCCGTTCTGGGCCGGGCTGCTGCTGATCATCCTGGTGGCCGACCTTGTGCAGTACTGGACGCACCGCGCCTATCACGAGGTGCCCGTGCTGTGGCGCCTGCACGCGGTGCACCACAGCGTCAAGAGCATGGACTGGATGGCCGGCTCGCGCCAGCACATCCTGGAGCTGCTGATCACCCGCACGCTGGTGCTGGCGCCCATCTACGTGCTGGGCTTCAGCAAGGAAGTGATCGACGCCTACATCGTGGTGGTCGGCTTCCAGGCGGTGTTCAACCACTGCAACGTGAGCGTGCGGCTGGGCCCGCTGCGCTACCTGATCGTGACGCCCAATTTCCACCACTGGCACCACAGCCAGGACATCGAGGCGCTCGACAAGAACTATGCGGCGCACTACGCCTTCCTCGACTACATCTTCGGCACGGCCGTGAAGAGCACCAAGCTCTGGCCCGAGAAGTACGGCGTGCTGGGCGACTACGTGCCCAACGGTTTCTTCAAGCAGTTGAAGTTTCCGTTCGTCTGGAAGGGCTGA